In Topomyia yanbarensis strain Yona2022 chromosome 2, ASM3024719v1, whole genome shotgun sequence, one DNA window encodes the following:
- the LOC131678244 gene encoding uncharacterized protein LOC131678244, producing the protein MVNRRLITFLKEQELLDHRQFAFRKGLGTGIHLGCLGETVSDAIANDLHADIAILDLAKAYNTVWREGVLRQLHQWGVSGNLGCFLKQYLSDRSFRVGIGGKQSNLFREANGVPQGSPLAVTLFLVSMNSLFATLPKGIYVCVYADDIILIAIGKTIGRTRLKLQAAVNAVGRWADSVGFSISATKCAIAHCCNSHHVATGRPVKLAGTVIPFRKEPKILGVTIDRKMTFLPHFRQVKKDCESRKRLIRTISSRHPKWNRRTALNISQALIHSRLFYGLEITSLNWEGLVDILSPLYHGVVRLASNLLPSTPAEAACVETGVLPCRWALAVAVLKRAVGFLEKTSGDGCHLLQTAKDIYITFTNTPLPTIAQLHRVRNRAWHERGPNLDCSLDVSARAGDPPSTVKAKFLQMVERKYPNHLHIYTDSSKLSEGVGAGVSGIGEGLILRLPSVCSVFSAEAAAIDIAITKKPEDTPAVIFSDSLSVIKALESGESKHTYVQAIEQSCDPFTTICWVPGHSGIRGNEEADRLAALGRHSRARFSKKVPSSDVIRELKAKVSEHFIAHWRNLRGYPQKVKKDLAKWTDR; encoded by the coding sequence ATGGTAAACAGACGCCTGATAACATTCCTCAAGGAACAGGAGCTTCTCGACCATCGACAGTTCGCATTCCGTAAGGGACTCGGCACAGGAATTCATCTAGGCTGCCTCGGTGAAACAGTAAGTGACGCCATAGCCAACGACCTGCATGCGGACATTGCCATCCTTGATCTCGCCAAGGCATACAACACGGTATGGCGTGAAGGAGTACTTCGCCAGCTGCACCAATGGGGTGTTAGCGGAAACCTTGGCTGCTTCCTCAAACAGTACCTCAGTGACCGAAGTTTCAGGGTGGGCATTGGAGGTAAGCAATCGAACCTGTTTCGGGAAGCTAACGGCGTCCCCCAAGGGTCGCCCTTGGCAGTCACACTATTCTTGGTCAGCATGAATTCCCTATTTGCCACGCTTCCGAAAGGTATATACGTGTGTGTCTACGCCGATGATATAATACTTATTGCTATCGGAAAAACAATTGGTCGCACAAGACTGAAGCTACAGGCAGCCGTGAATGCTGTCGGCCGGTGGGCTGACTCAGTCGGTTTCAGTATCTCAGCCACAAAATGCGCTATTGCGCACTGCTGCAATTCCCATCATGTAGCCACCGGCAGGCCAGTCAAACTTGCCGGAACCGTAATTCCTTTCCGGAAGGAACCTAAAATTCTTGGTGTGACTATCGACCGGAAGATGACATTTCTCCCGCACTTCCGGCAGGTGAAAAAGGACTGCGAAAGTAGAAAACGACTAATTCGCACCATCAGCTCGCGTCACCCAAAGTGGAATAGGCGAACCGCACTAAATATCAGCCAAGCCCTCATCCATAGTCGACTGTTCTACGGCCTCGAGATAACCAGTCTCAATTGGGAGGGATTAGTAGATATCTTGTCACCGTTGTATCACGGAGTAGTCAGACTAGCTTCGAATCTACTGCCCAGCACCCCTGCCGAAGCCGCCTGCGTCGAAACCGGAGTACTTCCCTGCCGATGGGCACTGGCGGTAGCTGTCCTGAAACGAGCCGTTGGATTCCTAGAGAAAACATCTGGTGATGGATGTCACCTTCTACAGACAGCCAAGGACATCTATATCACATTTACCAATACCCCTCTCCCTACAATCGCACAGCTGCATCGTGTTCGCAACCGCGCCTGGCATGAGCGTGGCCCAAACTTAGACTGCAGCCTGGATGTATCCGCCAGAGCAGGCGATCCTCCCAGTACTGTCAAAGCTAAATTCCTCCAAATGGTTGAACGCAAATACCCTAATCATCTGCACATTTACACTGACAGCTCGAAACTTAGCGAGGGCGTGGGGGCGGGTGTGAGCGGAATTGGAGAGGGCCTCATCCTTCGTCTACCCTCTGTTTGCTCAGTATTCTCCGCAGAAGCAGCCGCCATCGACATAGCCATAACCAAGAAACCTGAAGATACTCCGGCTGTGATTTTCTCCGATTCCCTCTCTGTCATCAAAGCACTGGAATCGGGGGAGTCCAAGCACACCTACGTTCAAGCCATAGAGCAATCCTGCGACCCGTTTACTACCATATGCTGGGTTCCCGGCCACAGTGGAATTCGCGGTAACGAAGAGGCTGACCGTTTGGCCGCTCTCGGCCGCCATTCACGCGCTCGGTTTTCCAAAAAGGTCCCATCGTCTGATGTTATTAGGGAATTAAAGGCAAAAGTCTCCGAGCACTTTATCGCCCACTGGAGGAATCTACGAGGCTACCCACAGAAGGTTAAAAAAGATCTCGCGAAGTGGACAGACCGCTAA